A portion of the Planctomycetia bacterium genome contains these proteins:
- a CDS encoding acyl-CoA desaturase translates to MHDIRDWSQRHESCHAYFSHQNPLWRAFIWQFFCELRLAHPPQLQLEPRVATNRFYQFLDRTWMLQQLPWAILFYALGGVSFVVWGIFVRITVSMLVLYLFGYFAHNSGSRDWHLNGHAVQGHNVPYIGLLTMGESWHNNHHAFPGSAKLGLRASQHDPGWWVLCALRALGLVWNIKLPSDLPERPELVPLGPSTGVGGENSAGEQRRVGSDYHAHQRGVA, encoded by the coding sequence ATGCACGACATCCGCGACTGGTCGCAGCGCCACGAGTCTTGCCACGCGTATTTCAGCCATCAGAACCCGCTATGGCGGGCTTTCATCTGGCAGTTTTTCTGCGAACTCCGGTTGGCCCATCCGCCCCAGCTCCAACTTGAGCCGCGAGTCGCCACCAACCGGTTTTATCAATTCCTGGACCGCACATGGATGCTGCAACAGCTTCCGTGGGCCATTCTGTTCTACGCGCTCGGCGGCGTGAGCTTTGTCGTTTGGGGCATTTTCGTGCGAATCACCGTTTCGATGCTCGTTCTCTATCTGTTTGGCTATTTCGCTCACAACTCAGGTTCACGCGACTGGCACCTCAACGGCCACGCTGTCCAAGGCCACAATGTTCCTTACATCGGTTTGCTAACGATGGGCGAGTCGTGGCACAACAACCACCACGCCTTTCCCGGTTCCGCGAAGCTGGGTTTGCGTGCTTCGCAGCATGACCCCGGTTGGTGGGTTCTGTGCGCCCTTCGCGCTCTCGGCCTCGTCTGGAATATCAAGCTTCCGTCCGACCTCCCCGAGAGACCCGAACTCGTCCCACTGGGCCCATCAACTGGCGTTGGCGGAGAAAATAGTGCCGGTGAACAAAGGCGCGTCGGGAGCGATTACCACGCCCATCAACGAGGCGTGGCTTAA
- a CDS encoding SDR family oxidoreductase — MNKGASGAITTPINEAWLKDPVRLKQVLELIPSRRIGEPEEVAGAVLYLVSDEAAYAIGTTLLIDGGMALYSSFLGQA; from the coding sequence GTGAACAAAGGCGCGTCGGGAGCGATTACCACGCCCATCAACGAGGCGTGGCTTAAGGATCCAGTCAGGCTTAAGCAGGTATTGGAGTTAATTCCATCTCGTCGCATCGGCGAGCCGGAAGAAGTGGCGGGGGCCGTTTTGTATCTGGTGAGCGACGAGGCCGCCTATGCGATCGGCACGACGCTCCTCATTGACGGCGGGATGGCCCTGTATTCGAGTTTTCTCGGGCAGGCTTAA
- a CDS encoding class I fructose-bisphosphate aldolase, whose translation MNTQELLDAARTLVAGDKGLLAMDESNPTCNKRFAALGIPQTEEARRAYRAMIVTTPGLAESISGAILYDETIRRQKNDGTAFANAIADAGMIPGIKVDTGAKDMAGHPREKITEGLDGLRGRLAEYAQMGARFAKWRAVLAVGDGLPSRGCIEANAQALARYAALCQEAGLVPVVEPEVLLDGAHTLAQCFEVTEEVLRTVFHQLYTQRVMLEGMLLKPNMVLPGLACPQQATVDEVADATVRCLLRAVPAAVPGIAFLSGGQSSELASARLNAMHVRFKSRLPWALSFSFARAIQQPALEIWQGKAANVEAAQQALLHRARCNRAARRGEYDAAMERT comes from the coding sequence ATGAACACACAAGAACTCCTCGACGCCGCGAGAACGCTCGTCGCAGGCGACAAGGGCCTGCTGGCGATGGATGAAAGTAATCCAACCTGCAACAAACGATTTGCCGCGCTGGGCATTCCTCAGACCGAGGAGGCGCGGCGCGCTTATCGGGCGATGATTGTGACCACGCCCGGTCTCGCTGAGTCCATCAGCGGCGCGATCCTCTACGACGAGACGATCCGCCGGCAAAAGAACGATGGCACTGCCTTTGCTAATGCCATCGCCGATGCGGGAATGATTCCCGGCATCAAAGTAGACACCGGTGCCAAGGACATGGCAGGTCATCCGCGAGAGAAAATCACCGAAGGTCTGGATGGCTTGCGAGGCCGATTGGCTGAATACGCTCAAATGGGCGCCCGTTTTGCCAAGTGGCGCGCGGTGCTTGCCGTGGGCGATGGTCTTCCCAGCCGAGGTTGCATCGAGGCCAACGCGCAGGCGCTGGCTCGCTACGCCGCGTTGTGCCAGGAAGCCGGTTTGGTTCCCGTCGTCGAGCCGGAAGTGCTCTTGGACGGCGCGCACACCCTGGCGCAGTGTTTCGAAGTAACGGAGGAAGTTCTGCGAACGGTTTTCCACCAGCTTTACACGCAACGGGTGATGCTGGAGGGGATGCTCCTGAAGCCTAACATGGTGCTTCCGGGGTTGGCCTGCCCCCAGCAAGCCACGGTGGATGAAGTCGCCGACGCCACGGTGAGGTGTCTCTTGCGAGCAGTCCCCGCGGCCGTTCCGGGGATTGCGTTCCTGTCGGGTGGCCAATCCAGTGAACTGGCTTCGGCTCGCTTGAATGCCATGCATGTTCGATTCAAGTCGCGACTTCCCTGGGCGCTATCATTTTCGTTTGCGCGTGCCATCCAGCAACCGGCTTTGGAGATTTGGCAGGGCAAGGCGGCCAATGTGGAAGCGGCTCAGCAGGCCCTGCTGCATCGGGCCAGGTGTAACCGGGCTGCGCGACGTGGCGAATACGATGCCGCGATGGAAAGGACGTGA
- a CDS encoding histidine phosphatase family protein, producing the protein MPLRIHLIRHGETEWSLSGQYTGRTDIPLTAHGEEAARALGQHLRSTPFARVLTSPLLRARQTCELAGLRAVPEIEPDLAEWDNGDDEGRTTADILKSRPNWNLFRDGSPHGETPAQISARADRFIARLRALDGNVALFSHSHFGRVLAARWIGLSVEQAQHFLLSTASVSILGYEHNLAETPAIVLWNAVSNEMVPDNAQLGPLQ; encoded by the coding sequence ATGCCCCTGCGCATTCACCTCATTCGACATGGCGAAACCGAGTGGTCACTCTCCGGCCAATACACCGGTCGCACGGACATTCCCTTGACCGCGCACGGCGAAGAAGCAGCGCGCGCACTCGGACAGCACCTCCGTAGCACGCCGTTTGCCCGTGTGCTGACCAGCCCGCTGCTGCGCGCACGCCAAACGTGTGAACTGGCTGGGTTGAGAGCGGTGCCCGAAATCGAACCGGACCTTGCGGAATGGGACAATGGCGACGACGAAGGACGGACCACTGCCGACATACTCAAGTCGCGACCGAACTGGAATCTCTTTCGTGACGGTTCGCCGCACGGTGAAACGCCCGCTCAGATTTCCGCCCGCGCCGACCGCTTCATAGCCCGTCTCCGTGCGCTCGATGGAAACGTCGCGCTCTTCTCGCATAGCCACTTTGGCCGCGTGCTGGCCGCCAGGTGGATCGGGCTGTCCGTAGAGCAGGCGCAGCATTTCCTTCTCAGTACGGCATCCGTCAGCATTCTCGGTTACGAGCACAACCTCGCCGAAACGCCCGCCATCGTGTTGTGGAACGCTGTCTCGAACGAGATGGTACCGGACAACGCCCAGTTAGGACCTCTACAATGA
- a CDS encoding cupin domain-containing protein, translating into MPVDLRPVGESLAEATTVPLVKEETFEAIRMVVRKGHEIPYHQVGGAITIYCLDGWIAFTARGQTHELKAGHWLFLLGNEPHTLLGIEDSSLLLTILFPRSSQERQVAAEPPEPGNPVYPHSP; encoded by the coding sequence ATGCCCGTAGATCTCCGACCCGTCGGAGAGTCTCTTGCCGAGGCCACGACGGTCCCGCTTGTGAAAGAAGAGACGTTCGAGGCCATTCGGATGGTGGTCCGCAAAGGCCACGAAATCCCCTACCATCAGGTCGGGGGCGCGATCACGATCTATTGTCTCGACGGGTGGATCGCGTTCACCGCCCGCGGCCAGACCCACGAACTGAAGGCCGGCCACTGGCTTTTCCTACTTGGCAACGAACCTCATACGCTCCTGGGGATTGAGGACTCCTCGTTGCTGTTGACGATCCTGTTTCCCCGGTCGAGCCAGGAACGCCAAGTCGCTGCGGAGCCACCAGAGCCAGGAAACCCAGTTTACCCTCACTCTCCTTGA
- a CDS encoding phosphoketolase family protein → MNTKSQPLTAELLHQMDAYWRAANFLSVGQIYLYDNPLLKRPLTLAHIKPRLLGHWGTTPGLNFIYVHLNRVINEHDLNVIYISGPGHGGPGLVANAYLEGTYSEVYPNIAQNEDGMKRLFKQFSFPGGIPSHVAPETPGSIHEGGELGYSLSHAYGAAFDNPDLLVACVVGDGEAETGPLATSWHSNKFLNPVCDGAVLPILHLNGYKIAGPTVLARIPHDELEALFRGYGYTPHFVEGDDPLEMHRLMAATLDTVVAEIQHIQIEARANGFKTRPRWPMIILRSPKGWTGPKVVDGKPTEGTFRSHQVPMGDMSHPGHVKILEEWLKSYRPQELFDQAGKLRSEFADLAPKGERRMSANPHANGGRLLHDLRLPDFRDYAVEVPTPGAVNAEATRVQGQLIRDVLESNPRTFRIFSPDETNSNRWNAVFEVTNRCSTAEIIPGDDHVAPDGRVMEMLSEHQCEGWLEGYLLTGRHGFFSCYEAFIHIIDSMFNQHAKWLDVTHQIPWRQPIASLNYLLSSHVWRQDHNGFTHQDPGFIDLVANKKADIIRVYLPPDANTLLSVTDHCLRSRNYVNVIVAGKQPSPQWLDMDAAVKHSTAGIGIWPWASNDQGGEPDVVMACCGDVPTLETLAAVELLREFFPELKVRVVNVVDLMKLQPQGEHPHGLSDKDFDVLFTNDKPIIFAYHGYPSLIHQLTYRRTNHSNLHVRGYKEEGTTTTPFDMTVMNDLDRFHLFGDVIDRLPQLESQADRARQFIRTRLLEHKQYIERHGEDMPEIRNWKWSAPR, encoded by the coding sequence ATGAATACGAAATCGCAACCGCTCACCGCAGAACTGCTTCACCAGATGGACGCCTATTGGCGCGCCGCCAACTTCCTGTCGGTGGGCCAGATTTATCTCTACGACAATCCGCTGCTGAAGCGCCCGCTCACGCTGGCGCACATTAAACCGCGCCTGCTCGGCCACTGGGGTACGACGCCGGGCCTGAACTTTATCTATGTCCATCTGAACCGCGTCATCAACGAACACGACCTGAACGTGATCTACATCAGCGGGCCGGGTCACGGCGGACCCGGGCTGGTGGCAAACGCCTACCTGGAGGGGACCTACAGCGAAGTCTATCCGAACATCGCGCAAAACGAGGACGGGATGAAGCGGCTGTTCAAGCAATTCTCCTTTCCCGGCGGCATTCCGAGTCACGTCGCGCCGGAGACGCCAGGTTCGATTCACGAAGGCGGCGAACTGGGCTATTCGCTGTCGCATGCTTACGGCGCGGCGTTCGACAACCCCGATCTGCTCGTGGCTTGCGTCGTCGGCGATGGCGAGGCGGAGACCGGCCCGCTCGCCACAAGTTGGCACTCGAACAAATTTCTCAATCCCGTCTGCGATGGTGCGGTGCTGCCGATTCTGCATCTCAACGGTTATAAAATCGCCGGCCCCACTGTGCTGGCACGCATTCCGCATGACGAACTGGAAGCGCTCTTCCGCGGCTATGGTTACACGCCTCATTTCGTCGAGGGGGACGATCCGCTGGAGATGCACCGGCTCATGGCTGCCACGCTCGATACGGTGGTCGCCGAAATTCAACACATTCAGATCGAGGCCCGCGCCAACGGATTCAAGACGCGTCCACGCTGGCCGATGATCATCTTACGCTCACCGAAGGGCTGGACCGGCCCGAAGGTGGTCGATGGCAAACCGACCGAAGGCACATTCCGCTCGCACCAGGTGCCGATGGGCGACATGAGCCATCCGGGGCATGTGAAGATTTTAGAAGAGTGGCTCAAGAGTTATCGCCCGCAAGAGTTGTTCGACCAGGCGGGAAAGCTTCGGTCCGAATTCGCGGACCTCGCCCCGAAAGGCGAGCGCCGCATGAGCGCCAATCCCCACGCCAACGGCGGCCGGCTGTTGCATGACCTGCGTCTGCCGGATTTCCGCGACTACGCCGTTGAAGTCCCAACGCCCGGTGCGGTAAACGCCGAAGCTACGCGTGTGCAGGGCCAGTTGATCCGCGACGTGTTGGAATCGAACCCGCGGACATTTCGAATATTCAGCCCGGACGAAACAAATTCGAATCGTTGGAACGCCGTGTTCGAGGTGACGAACCGTTGTTCAACTGCGGAAATTATTCCCGGCGACGATCACGTCGCACCCGATGGCCGCGTGATGGAGATGTTGAGCGAACATCAATGCGAAGGCTGGCTTGAAGGCTACCTGCTCACCGGCCGGCACGGATTCTTCTCCTGCTACGAAGCGTTCATTCACATCATCGATTCGATGTTCAACCAGCACGCCAAGTGGCTGGATGTGACCCACCAGATTCCGTGGCGGCAGCCCATTGCTTCCCTGAACTACCTGCTGTCTTCGCACGTGTGGCGTCAGGATCACAACGGCTTCACTCACCAGGACCCGGGCTTCATCGATTTGGTGGCGAACAAGAAGGCGGACATCATCCGCGTCTATCTGCCGCCCGATGCGAACACGCTGCTCTCCGTGACGGATCACTGTCTGCGCAGCCGCAACTACGTGAACGTCATTGTGGCCGGCAAACAACCCTCGCCGCAGTGGCTCGACATGGACGCCGCGGTCAAACATTCCACCGCCGGCATCGGCATCTGGCCGTGGGCGAGCAATGACCAGGGGGGCGAGCCGGATGTCGTCATGGCGTGCTGCGGTGACGTGCCGACGCTGGAAACCCTGGCCGCGGTCGAGTTGCTTCGGGAGTTTTTTCCCGAGTTAAAAGTCCGAGTGGTCAATGTCGTTGATTTGATGAAGCTCCAGCCGCAAGGCGAACATCCGCACGGCCTGAGCGATAAGGATTTCGACGTGCTCTTCACCAACGATAAGCCGATCATCTTCGCCTATCACGGCTATCCCTCGCTGATTCATCAGCTCACATATCGCCGCACGAATCACTCGAACCTGCACGTGCGCGGTTACAAGGAAGAAGGCACGACCACCACGCCCTTCGACATGACCGTGATGAACGACCTGGACCGGTTTCACTTGTTTGGCGACGTGATCGACCGCCTCCCGCAATTGGAATCGCAGGCCGACCGCGCGCGGCAGTTCATCCGCACCCGGCTGCTCGAACACAAGCAATACATCGAGCGGCATGGCGAGGACATGCCGGAGATTCGAAACTGGAAGTGGAGTGCCCCCCGATGA
- the sdhB gene encoding succinate dehydrogenase iron-sulfur subunit has protein sequence MAANKFEVRILRQDHSDDPSYWQTFRLDREPGMNVTSILQRIAANPTTTSGAHVSPVAYDSNCLEEVCGSCTMLINGRVRQACSALVDQLLGDNSDRIELRPMSKFPVIRDLMVDRRRLFRALEKLHAWIPVDGYHNVGLGPRQSQDDQQRAYPLSKCMSCGCCLEACPQYARVVLDQQPDETHERFNQRQDAAFDAVFIGAHAMSQVVLMNSHPTGRITANQRLDALIGPGGIQNCGKAANCEAVCPQKIPLMTSWARAGRAATVHVITRFFDG, from the coding sequence ATGGCGGCAAATAAATTCGAGGTGAGAATTCTGCGCCAGGACCATTCCGACGATCCGAGCTACTGGCAAACCTTCCGTCTCGACCGTGAGCCTGGTATGAACGTGACCAGCATTCTCCAGCGAATCGCGGCAAATCCAACAACCACGAGCGGTGCCCATGTAAGCCCGGTGGCTTACGACTCCAATTGCCTGGAAGAAGTTTGCGGTTCATGCACGATGCTAATCAACGGTCGCGTTCGCCAAGCGTGCTCGGCTTTGGTAGATCAACTACTGGGCGACAATTCCGACCGAATCGAACTCCGTCCCATGAGTAAGTTTCCCGTCATCCGCGACTTGATGGTTGATCGCCGCCGACTATTTCGCGCATTGGAGAAGCTCCACGCCTGGATCCCGGTAGATGGCTACCATAACGTAGGCCTTGGACCTCGCCAATCGCAAGACGATCAGCAACGAGCGTACCCGCTCAGCAAGTGCATGAGTTGCGGCTGTTGTCTAGAAGCCTGTCCGCAGTACGCGAGAGTGGTGCTTGATCAGCAGCCGGACGAAACGCACGAGCGCTTCAACCAGCGCCAGGATGCCGCGTTCGACGCAGTCTTCATCGGAGCGCATGCGATGAGTCAGGTGGTCCTGATGAATTCGCATCCAACCGGGCGCATCACAGCGAATCAACGGCTCGACGCTTTGATCGGGCCGGGGGGCATTCAAAATTGTGGCAAGGCGGCAAACTGCGAGGCCGTTTGTCCTCAGAAAATCCCGCTGATGACTTCCTGGGCCCGGGCCGGCCGAGCGGCGACGGTTCACGTGATCACGAGGTTCTTCGACGGATAG